One part of the Streptomyces sp. NBC_00286 genome encodes these proteins:
- a CDS encoding AAA family ATPase produces the protein MIIERAYAHVSTYEDDEWPWSVPCVRRLLADGLRFTAPVTFLVGENGSGKSTLVEALAEGFGLDPWGGSHDWRYASRRGKSVLGERIRFDAAPGGRRMLGSWSARKGFFLRAETAMDALRREGFAPDSVSHGEGFLAAFRGKFLQPGLYVMDEPEAALSFSSCLELLGHIDQLTQQGGQVICATHSPLLTALPGADIVEVGEHGMHRVQWGELALVDHWRRYLADPQAYLRHVLD, from the coding sequence GTGATCATCGAACGCGCGTACGCACACGTGTCCACGTACGAGGATGACGAGTGGCCCTGGTCCGTGCCCTGTGTTCGTCGGCTTCTGGCGGATGGGCTGCGGTTCACCGCTCCGGTGACTTTTCTGGTCGGGGAGAACGGTTCGGGCAAGTCGACACTGGTCGAGGCCTTGGCGGAGGGCTTCGGGCTGGACCCCTGGGGCGGCTCACACGACTGGCGTTATGCGAGCCGCCGCGGCAAGTCGGTGCTGGGTGAGCGGATCCGGTTCGACGCGGCGCCGGGCGGACGGCGCATGCTGGGCAGTTGGTCCGCCCGCAAGGGGTTCTTTCTGCGGGCCGAGACGGCGATGGACGCACTGCGCCGGGAAGGGTTCGCACCGGATTCCGTCAGCCACGGCGAGGGCTTTCTGGCAGCGTTCCGGGGGAAGTTCCTGCAGCCCGGGCTGTATGTGATGGACGAGCCGGAGGCGGCGCTGTCGTTCTCGTCCTGCCTCGAACTGCTCGGCCATATCGACCAGTTGACGCAGCAGGGCGGCCAGGTCATCTGCGCCACCCACTCTCCGCTGCTGACGGCGCTGCCCGGTGCGGACATCGTCGAGGTCGGCGAGCACGGCATGCACCGGGTTCAGTGGGGCGAACTCGCCCTGGTCGACCACTGGCGCCGCTATCTCGCCGACCCGCAGGCCTATCTACGGCATGTCCTCGACTGA
- a CDS encoding helix-turn-helix transcriptional regulator, with amino-acid sequence MSTATDEQDAIIAALTPVIDGIAATFGSFCEVVVHDFRRPEESVVAIAGSVTGRAVGGAMSEIGMGILARGDEARDELNYLTRTRTGKIVKSSTMVLRDSSGTVFGALCVNLDITAVNQAHALIGELAGVAAGPAAVPTTTFGNDIGSVVDAIVDSHQLRQNKTWSELDRAGRLELFRSLDERGVFAVRRAVEQVAARLGISRASAYNYLSDARATLHASTTDGTEPGTTHHPDGAKP; translated from the coding sequence ATGTCCACCGCCACCGACGAGCAGGACGCGATCATCGCCGCACTCACCCCCGTCATCGACGGCATCGCGGCGACATTCGGCTCGTTCTGTGAGGTGGTCGTGCACGACTTCCGGCGGCCGGAGGAATCCGTGGTCGCCATCGCGGGCTCGGTGACGGGGCGCGCTGTCGGCGGGGCGATGAGCGAGATCGGGATGGGCATCCTGGCCCGCGGTGACGAGGCGCGCGACGAGTTGAACTACCTCACCCGTACCCGTACGGGGAAGATCGTCAAGTCGTCGACGATGGTCCTGCGCGACTCCTCCGGCACGGTGTTCGGCGCCCTGTGCGTCAATCTCGACATCACCGCCGTCAACCAGGCCCACGCCCTGATCGGCGAGCTCGCGGGGGTCGCCGCCGGACCGGCCGCCGTGCCGACCACGACGTTCGGCAACGACATCGGCTCCGTCGTGGACGCCATCGTCGACAGCCATCAGCTGCGGCAGAACAAGACCTGGTCGGAACTCGACCGCGCCGGCCGCCTCGAGTTGTTCCGCAGCCTGGACGAGCGCGGCGTCTTCGCCGTACGACGCGCGGTCGAGCAGGTCGCCGCCCGGCTCGGCATCTCCCGGGCCTCCGCCTACAACTACCTGTCCGATGCCCGGGCGACGCTCCACGCCTCCACGACGGACGGCACCGAGCCCGGCACCACCCACCACCCCGACGGAGCGAAGCCATGA
- a CDS encoding alpha/beta fold hydrolase — protein sequence MTAVFVHGVPETGQLWDRLRARLSTDSIALDLPGFGVPTPNGFGATMDEYGQWLERALREIDGPIDLVGHDWGALFVARAAGNSALPVRSWVIDVAGILHPDYVWHEFAQLWQTPGAGEQWAKASVEAAPGSPESPAAQLKGAGVPAEDAETLGERLDATMAACILALYRSATPNPYARAAAEFSRPASAPGLVLQAVLDPFDDLAASDETAARLGARTERLEGVGHWWMLEDPDTAAAVLERFWVEAADGRSVEDMP from the coding sequence ATGACCGCAGTGTTCGTTCACGGTGTGCCCGAGACCGGTCAGTTGTGGGACCGGCTCCGTGCGCGCCTCTCGACCGACTCGATCGCCTTGGACCTGCCGGGGTTCGGCGTGCCGACTCCGAACGGTTTCGGGGCGACCATGGACGAGTACGGCCAGTGGCTGGAGCGGGCGTTGCGCGAGATCGACGGGCCGATCGACCTGGTCGGGCACGACTGGGGTGCGCTGTTCGTGGCGCGGGCCGCCGGGAACTCCGCCCTTCCCGTGCGGAGTTGGGTCATCGACGTGGCCGGGATCCTGCACCCGGACTACGTCTGGCACGAGTTCGCCCAGCTCTGGCAGACGCCGGGGGCGGGGGAGCAGTGGGCGAAGGCCTCGGTCGAGGCCGCTCCGGGAAGTCCGGAGAGTCCCGCTGCGCAGCTCAAGGGGGCCGGTGTGCCGGCCGAGGACGCCGAGACGTTGGGTGAGCGGCTCGACGCCACCATGGCCGCGTGCATCCTTGCCCTCTATCGCTCGGCGACGCCCAACCCGTATGCCCGCGCGGCGGCCGAGTTCTCCAGGCCCGCCTCCGCGCCGGGGCTGGTGCTCCAGGCCGTACTCGACCCCTTCGACGACCTGGCGGCCTCCGACGAGACGGCCGCCCGCCTCGGCGCCCGCACCGAGCGGCTTGAGGGAGTGGGCCACTGGTGGATGCTGGAGGACCCCGACACCGCGGCCGCCGTACTGGAACGGTTCTGGGTGGAGGCGGCTGACGGGCGGTCAGTCGAGGACATGCCGTAG